A region of the Gymnogyps californianus isolate 813 chromosome 20, ASM1813914v2, whole genome shotgun sequence genome:
GCACCCTGGTCTCGCATCTCTGGAGGATgcacatgtaaaaataaagggAAGGTGCTGCCTCGGGTCACGGGGGCGGTCTCAGAACTGCGGTTTTGGCTCATCTGGCAGTGGGCCCCTGACAATGCGTGacggggagggaagaaaagccaCCTCCAAGTGCCCCCCCACCAGCCCGGGGTGCAGGGTGCGGTGGGGATGGGAGGGCAGTGCTGCGAGCTCCCTCCTGTGGCACCCCCTGGCCTGCACAGCCCCGTGCCACGGGCTGTGACCAGAGCTCTGGTCACCCAGTGagcccagcagagcccagcaggaCCAGTGTCCCTGCAGACTCGGGGAAGAAGAGCCCTGTACTACCACCGGGAACTCCTGAAGTGTTGGGAACGAAACAGCATGTCTAGCACAGCTGTGCCTCAGTCCAGAGCCATCCACTCCCCGCTGCCATCCTCACCCCGGTGCCAGGGCTCAGCACCCCAGGGTAGGGGCTGCCCCCAGCTCAGCCTAAACCCAGAGCTGCCGCCTGTTCCCCAGGTTTCCTCCTGGTTAGCAGCCAttgctcctcctgcctccctcttccctctggcTGAGCAGAGAGAAGGCAGGAAGCAAACtacagaaacagtatttttattccaagggcaaatgtatttaaataatttacaatcATTGGACAGCctgaaaggtttgggtttttttttccccccaatgaTTAAATcacaaagatgttaaaataaaaacagtatttaaaaaatgaccaTACACAGCATGAGGGAGGGGCTGGGCACAGGGGAGCTGCCGGCTGCAGGACCCCAGGGAGCAAGCAGGGCCCCTGCAGACTGAGACCCCCCCAAGACCGGGTCTCTTccagaggggagaggagccatcccctccctgctgcGTGCTGGAGcgaaggcaggcagcaggggaaAGGAGCAGCGTGCCTGTGGGGTCCCGGTGGCGTGGGGCAGCTCTGTGCCCAGAGCCAGCCCCACATCCTAGAGATGGCCAAACAGGGCGGGAGGGAGGCGAGGACAGATTGCTGCCCCACGCCGTGCCCTCACACCAAACCCGCGGTGCGCCCATGCCAGCAGGCCAGGATGGTCTCCAGCCCCAGGGGATAAGGCAACACCTCGTGTTCGGGGAAGGACCCCAGAGTTTCCCCGGCAccatccatccctcctgccccacatCAGCTGCGGCCCTGACCTCAAGGCAAACGCTGGTGCCATGAGGCGCTCCCTGGGGTGCCGGGGCACCGCAGCTCCTGGACAACAGCCTGAGCTACCCCCTGCCCCTCTCAACCCCTTTCATCCCCCAGGGTACGCAGCCTGCCCCAAGGGGCTGCTGTGGCCTAGGAGGGGTTGGGAGTGACACTGGGGTAGCTGTGGGACAACACTGTCACCCACAGCAGCAGTGGGTGAGCAGGCACTTTCCATCTCCCACGGGCCCACGCCTGGGGACTCGTTCTCTCCCCAGCCCCGTCAGCCCCGCTCTTAGCTCCAGACGTCCAAAGAGTACCGGCCCTTCGTCATCAGTTTCTTTACATAGTCCACGGCCTGGGGCTGGCTCATGTTCCCGAACTCGGCCACAATCTCATAGAAGGTGTTCTGCACGTCCCGGGCCATGTTGCGAGCATCGCTGGAAACAAGGGGACCGTCAGTGAGGCAGCAACACATCAGAGCCACAGAGCCCTGGTCGCCTCTCAACACCCGAACACGGACAGTTCGCTCACCCCAGCCCATCTGCCTGGCCGCTTGCCCTCCCCTGGAACAAGGACAGCGTAACCCTCCCAGGGCTTGTAACGCACAAGTGGGTAAACTGAGTCACACTTGTTTTCCTGAGAATGGGAACGTTTTCCCAAAGTCCCTTCCCTGCCACCGGACCTACCCGCACACGTAGATATGAGCGTTCCCCTCATTAACCAGCTTCCAGACgttttccttgttcttcttCAGTAAGTGCTGAACATAAACCTGGCAGGAAACAAGGTGGGAGTGAGGCGAGAGGAGCAGAGCCCCGACGCCACAGGCCGTGGCGAGGGAGGGGAAGCCGAGCCCGTGCTCATGGCTCCACAAGACAGTGGAGGTGCTGGGTGCTCCTGTGACTGCCATGGGCCTTCCCTAGCAGCGAGGCTCCAGGCTAGGAGTCTCCAGCCCTCGGggccttttcttcccctgctgccaCGGCTGGGAGCGATGGTGGGCAGCACGAGCAAGTGGCTGGGGGACTAGAGCGGTACCTTCTCTGCCTGGTCCCTGGAGAAGGCGACGTTGAGCTGGGTGAGGACTCCCTCCTGGTGGAAGCGGGCCAGCTCCTCGCGGTACAGGTAGTCCTCACGCTCACGGCGGCAGCCGTAGTAAAGCACCGTCTCGCCCACCTCTTTGCCTGCAGAGTCAGACAGCACCCATCAGCTGGCTCCCGGCAGCCCCCGACcctgctctccccacctccccttgTCCTGCCAACCcgggggaggcagagctgcgCAACTGCTTCTGTTTGTAAGGGGAAGCTCGAGACCGATTCCCAGAAGTACCCATATGCTTTAGAAAATGAGTCTAAGTGACTCGACTGTGGTTACTTGGAGACGTGGTGGCAGAGGTCAGAGAACTGGCTCAGGTCTATCTGCCCCCCCAAACATCCTCTGTGGCCAAGAGGAGGGCAAAGCATCCTCGTGCTGGGTAAAACCACTCAGCTGCTGTTCACCCTGCTCCACcgcctctgctttctgctgggcCCGTCAGCGTTGTGAGCAGCACAAGCTGCAGCTCGGAGGCACCGGCTGGCCCCGCAGAGCACcgtcctgcagcagcaccagtCCCCAGGGAAGTTTCTGGGCACCCACCTTGCTGCTTCAGCCAGGCCCGCTCCTGAATGAAGCCGATGAAGGGAGCTATGCCAGTTCCCGGTCCGATCATGATGACGGGAGTACTAGGTTTGAAGGGCAGGCGAAACTGCGACTTCCTGACGTACATGGGCACCAGGGAGTTGCTCCCATTCTCGTCAGGCACCTTGTTCTTGAGCCAGCTGGTGGCCACCCCTTTGTTCAGGCGTCCCGTCTTGGTCTCGTACTCCACTGTCACGGCACAGATGTGGATGGCGTTGGGGTGGACCTGCAGGGAAGGGATGTCAGCGCCAGGCCGAGAGGGAGCCCCAGCAACCCCACAGCTCAGTCCCTTGTGTTCAGGGATGGGGAGAAGTTCAACTTAATGTTAACATTGGGACAGCTGTTCCTCCCCCGGCAGATCAAACCTCCCAGCACACCCCACATGGGGCTTCTGTCTTACATCTGACTCGTCACAGGACCACCGAGCTTCCCTCAGTATCGCCAACAACCTCAGTGCTTCAGGCACAAAGCAAAAGAGTGAATTTTCACCAACCCCTAAAATGCCACCTTGCTTCCAAGCCCTGAAAGCAAGGCCTACGGGCAaagaggagcagggctgcagggagggtggTGGTATCAGGGCACAGCTGGCTGCGGTGTGGGACCCTCTGCAGACCCTGTGGAAGTTGAGATAACCCCCTTCTTCTCATGCATAGAGATAACTAAAGCTGGCCCCCTCACAGAAAGTGTCGCCAGGGCAAGTTCCCCATATCCAGTCCCCAGCTGAGAGGGGGACCATGGCATTGCGGAGCTGAGGCGGTCTCTCGGCAGCCTCAGTCCCTGCTAGAAGCACGCTCACCTTGGAGGAGGAGGCGATGGAGTAGTAGCGGGCCTGCAGGCGGGGCAGGAGCTCACACAAGTGGTCGATGGGGGGGCACAGCGAGGGCATGTCCTGCAGGATGGCCAGGATGTTCCTCCGGGCCTCCACCACCCAACTGAGGTAGAGAGCCTGCGGGCAAGGAGTGCACACGCGTGACGACTTCCCTGTGTGGCTGGCAAACACTCCCTCAGCTCTCTGCACATGGTGCCCAACAGTCCTGGATCCCTTTTGGGGATCCCCCAGTACCCAGTTCAACccagcagctttgctgggaAGGCCACAGCTCCCACCTTGCCCTCGGCAGCAGATGATGCCATTTTGCGGAGGCGCTCCTGCTCGCCAGCATCCGTGGCGTACTGGGCTAGCTCGTAGAGGACGTTGGTGCGGGGCGGGTTGGTGATGTCCAGGTAGTACGTCAGGGCTGTACGGTAGGAcgtggggcaggggaagggatgTTTCTTATTGGATTCCtctggagaagagggagaggggaaacaaaaaaaaaaaaaaaaaggaaaaaaaaaaaggaaaaatcagcaACCGCATGCTGTTATGTTAGAGATTTCATGCCAGCAGCTACATGCAGTGTATGAGAGCTGGAGACAGAGCAGGGGAACGGGCTtcagggagcagagagcagccctggggctgaATCAGCCTGTTGGCCAAAGCCCCGATCCCACACTgaagcagctccagcacagggcagctccCTCTCTGGGTAGCTGCGTCTCCCAGTagctcattttctgtttcacagatgcTGCCTGACAGcttattagcaaaaaaaaaataccccgTGCTCTCAGCCCCAAGATATCCATTCACAGAGGCACCCAGGAAACTCCCAGACCAAGCAGGAGGGCTGTTCTCCACGGCCAATTTGGCCTCACGCACTTACACCTCCTTCAGATCTGGCCTCAAAAATGTCCTTTGTCTCCTTCAGCCATGGACAGTTGTGCTCAGAGCCCCCTTGGGAAAGGTAAGTGCCAGCAGTCAAGGCTGGAGCCATTCAGTTCAGCAAATTAAGATGTCCGTAAGGGACAGGAATGACAGTGTGAGGCCGGACAACATGGGACACTGCACAGGGGGCCGCAGGCTCCGGCAGTGCATTAAAGCCACTTGCTCTCTTGAAACCAGGAGCTCTCTTAGGCTTCTGGGCCAGCACATCTGATGCCTCAGGTCAGGCTGCACTGCTTCAGGAGTAAGatgggcagcagctgccatcTCCTTCCTGCCAGAGGCCAGCTCCGCTGGGAACACTGCCCAAGAAGAGCTCTTTGTATCAGCACAAGTGCTCCCTCCTGGCAGTTCAGTCCCCAAGCCTGTGCCTCCTCCAAGGACTGAATAACAGCATGTCAGACACGAAGGCCCCTGTTGAGCTccggggctgctgcagcagagggatgCTCTGGCGGGCTGATGGTCTGTAATTAGGAGTGTGCCGTTACGTAATTTGTTGTTGAATGGGCACACTAAGTACGTTTCACAACTGACTCACTTCAGCTGGCTCTCAGCAAGCGGGCTCCGTGCCACTGCTAAAATGGCACAGCATTTGGAGCGGCCACTGGACATCGCTGTTTGCCAAGGAGGTGCCCTACGGGACCTGAAGGTGATCTGGTTCCTGCTCTGGTGGGAAGGACAGAGGCCACAGCTGAAGGAGAACTGCTGACGCTCAGGGGCGATCCATACTCACCGTCCAAATTGTTCAGGGACATGATCGTGTCCAGATCCGTGCCCAGGATCTCACCAATCTGATTCACCAGAGAAGAGTCGTTGGCTGGGTACACTGCCACGTGGTCCCCAGACTCGTACCTGGCAcgagagcaggaggagagcagatgAAACGCCAGCACCGCTTCTCGTCCACCCCAAGCCTGAGCTGCTCAGCTACAAGACAAGCGGGCTGGTGCAAGGGGCAGTAGGACAACACTGAGATCTGAGCTGCTACACAGCGCCTGCACAATCAGGGATCCCGAAGAGCCAGCAGTAATAGCAGAAAGGACCATTGTGGAATGATGGTTTTAAGAACCAGTTTTTTTACAAGGGATCTCCAAGATAACAGCAGTTTTGCCACAGACTTCAATGAGGCCAGACCTTCAGCAAGGACAGGCAAGGAGCAAAGCTGCTCAAAACCTCTGCAGTATTTTGTTATGTTAAGCCACCTGGATTCGTGGCTTTCTCACAAGCACACACAGAGGAATTCAAGCCAGCAAGGGGGTTTTTAAGAACAGGGCTTTATTCCCCCTATGCTTGTACACCTAAGCCAGGCAAACCCAGGCATAAGCcatccccagctctcccctctcTCATAGCTCATCTGCCCCCTCATTTTTTGAATGACTCCTAGAGAATTCTTgcagctgggactgctcaggtAGGACAGGTATGGGCAGCCAGCTCTGGAGGGACCCAGAGCAGCCAGCTGGCACGGCCAGGCACAGCGCAAGAGCTGGGAGAAAGTCCTGACATGGGGTACCTGGCATGTGGTACAGAAGCCCAGAGGGCCAGTGTTAAGTAATTATGAGAACAAGGTCCCCTTCTGAAGTGCTGGACGAGGCCAGTGCCACATCCTTGTTCTTTGCTCCTGATGCAGACTGCTGCTGCCGAAATAGAGAAGCAGTCTCCCATGGGAAAATACCTGATTTTGGAATTGGAGATATCCAGCTCCAGGTGCATAAGGTGTCGCTCTCCACCCTCGTTCAGCTTGCGGTTCTCTGTAACCTGGGCCAGGAAGGGGTTCTTGGCATCGAATGGTCTGGAAGGAAGGACAAGGACCCTCTGGGTTACTCTCCTGCAGGCTCACAGTGCTGCTCGTATCCAGGCATGTTCCCTCTGCCTCCAGAGCAGGCTCCCATGATTTGAGCACAGGGCTGTCCTGGTTCATGGTTCAAAGTACAGCACAGCACAAACCAAATTATGATCCTGCTGCTACCCACACTGGCAGAGAAAACAGATCATTTTCCTTCTAAGCACAGCCCAGCAATCAACAGTTTCTGTCCCATTAAGAGCCCCTGATGCAAAAGTGGATCGGAGGGACTGTCCCAtctcaaagaaatatttcaggttaGAATTAATTTATACAGCTAATCTCCCCACAGCAATACTGCAAGCAACCATCACGCATTAGCTACCCCGGGCGAGGAAAGGCTCCGAGTGACCTCAGAACAGATGCTGCAAATGTACCAGCCAAACAGCACATGTGAACACAGCCATCTTCTCACCACTAATGATTCATTAACTGGGGAATCTCCGAGAGTCCCAGTGGAGATCTGAGCCCATTTCTCTTGGGCAGAGACCTGCCACATGGCTGCACTGCCGAAATGACACTGCCCGCATAGCACGTGTTAGAATAGAAGCATGTGTTAGCATAGAAACATCAAGGATCCATCAGCCGAAGCCTGGCCCACGTACACCCTGCTCAGGGTGGTTCGGCACTTACGGCTTCTGGTTCTCATAGCTCTTGAGACGGCCCATCTCACCGGTGTAGACTTTGTTCATGTTCACATCGGTGTGTACCACCAGCTCATACTGGCggatgctggaggaggaagggggagagaaaagagaaaaaagtcaaactGGAAGTCACAAGGTGCAGTTGGAACCATCATCTGCTTTGCTGGGTTTGCTACAGttcaaaaacaaatgcaacttCCACCCCTTCGCTCTTCTCGAGACATTAAGAATCAGGCAGACCACGCAGAAAGCCCAAACCAAGAGGAAACATCAGCTTCACTGGGAGCATCACAACCCAGCAAAGCCATCCACAAAGGAACCAAACCCATCGCATCCCCATCCAGAACAGAAGTTCAGAGCCGGGTTCATACTCGCACCAGGACAGGCTCAGTCCAAACAGCCCCACTCACTGATCTACTTCACACGTGCCCTCTCAAGCCTGGAAGGGGAGGCAGCGCACAGGAAAGGGGACAGCAGCTCAGGGTGATGGCACAGCCACCAGTCAGAGGTGGCCAATCTCTCTGGCACCCAGAAGAACCTGCTCCCACACCCACCTGGACTCTTCTCCTGTGGCCTCCACCCCAAAGTGCTCACACACCGCTGGCCAGAACTGCTCTCTCCAGGTGATGAAGTCTTCTTCCAGGCTAGCCAGGGCAAAAGAGAGATTCAATAACCCTGCTCAAGGGGGAGCAAAGGGGTATTCCCAGAGAAGGCATCTGAGATCCCTATGGACTTCCTCCTTCACCACGGGAAAACGCATTTGCCCTTGGATCCAGGCAGTTTTTGTATGTCTACATGCCCACATgggtggggcagggagggaactGTTGCTATACCAGCCACCCCTCCCTTCACCAGGTCTGCCAAGGAAGGCTTTGTTATTCAGACTCGGTCTTTAACCAACTCAGCTCCCCTTGCCCACTCCTGGCATTAGGTCCCCTTCCTAAAAGACAGATTCCACCATGGCAATGCTTATTTTTCCGGGCTCAGAGCCTCCCACACACAGCACATCCCTCTCATCAGATCTTGCAGCCCCTTAGAGGTAAAGCCACCAGGTTGATGTAATTTCCCAGGTTAAGCTGCTACCCACAGGGTGCTCAGGTGAGCACAGAGAGgtccaaaaaacaaacaaacaaaaaaatcattgccCAAGTTGGAAAATTGCTGCCTTCCACCATGAAACAAACAGTTCACAAGGAGACGGAGTTTGCCTCCTCCACAGGGATGGGCAAGTTTATCCATACAGGCTGGGTTAGcaatggagctgcagcagggctaAGGCAGAGGAGGCTGCAAAGCCTCCTCGAGTATGTAACTATGGTCATTTAAAGCTGATGTGGGATTTCCCAGACACAGGATCCCCCAGGATACTCTACGTGTACAGGGATCTGATCGTGGGAGAGAGCACAGATAGACGTACACTCAGAGACATGTCAGCTCCCACAACTAGCCCTGCGGAGTTTATTTCTTAGTAGTAGAGCCAACTCCCTGCCAAGGTCCCTTCCACAATGCTTTAGCCAGCTCTGACCCGCCCTTCAAGCCAAGCTACTCACTTGCCATCGTCATCTCCCAGCCCAAGTTCAAAGATGCGTTGGGCTCCAAGCTCCTCCAGTCTCTTGTCCACATACTTTCCCATGGCATTGAAGTGCTCGTAAGTCTTGTTCCCCAGTCCAAAGACCTGGAAGGGAATGCTGATGAGTGTGGAGAAGCAGGGGCTGGACTTTTCCCATCCAGTTGCCATCCTCTGGCCAGTATCACCCAGCAAAGGATGCTGAAGAAAGGCAGCAagacctctcccagctcctcctcagcTATTTGTGGACCTTGAGTAAGAATCTAGCACTGGAGAGTGTCTGGTCAGTAGGCACCACCACCTCCCCTGAGCCGGGCCTCAGGCATGTCAAGAGGATGCACATACAAGAGCTGCCTGCACCATCTCCTCGAGGGACCAGTAAGAGCCTGGACTGCCTGGAGACCAATTGCTGACCCTTGCCTCCCACAAACTGCTGAGCAAATGTTTGCTCGCTGCTTTATACAGAGCAGCTTAACATCTCCAGCAGtgcattttctcctcatttGCAATTATTATGCTGCCTAAGGAATCTGGCCAGGGTTTAGGTGAGGTGGCTGTATCCCAGCCAATTATTCAGCTCAGCACAGGAAAAGAGCTACACACTCGTCCAAGTGATTTAATTTGCGGGAGAAGATCTGGCCCAGGGCTGCTCAATTAGCTTCTGAACAGCGGCAGCAGCCTGTAACTCATTTACAGACCTTGTATTCAATGCCTGCTGGGCTGTTTGTGGCAAGACATTACCAGCAAACCCTTGTGATTTAGGGAGTGGAGAGAGTACTCTGACATCTGCATTTAAAGCCCCCAGATAGATGTTTGCAAGTGTCCATGAAGCTTGGGGAGGAAGACAATAGGGACCGCATCCGACACAGGCGTACAAGGCATAGACATCATGTTGTGCCTTTACCCAAGCCACGTGCAGGCACAGTGGAGGGCTTTTGACTTTCCTGTCCAAATGCAACATAAACTGGAATTGAGCCACTCACTGCAAATCGGAGACCCGACAAGTCAGCGTCAGCCTCCTGCAGCCAGTCGTAGAAGTCTTGGGCATTGTCCGTGGGATCACCCTCGCCGTAAGTGGCCATGCAGAAGACAGCTAAGGACTTGTCGATCTCAGAGAGGCGACTCAGGTCCGACTACAaccaaaggaaagaataatCCCTCAAGCATCCCACAACGTGGTTATTGGGCAAGCCTGTTCCTACAGTACAGCTACCTCTGGTGTGCAGAACAGCACCACATAATGTCAAACAGCTGATTACAAAAGGGGTTGGGAAAGgccaaaacccacccaaaatGGCAGGGGACATAAAGCTAACCACCCTCACTGGACTGCAAGTCAATACTTCTATCCCACCAGAAAAGCAATGGGATTTTCCATACAAGGCTTTAAGGGACCAGGATCGTTGTTCACTCTGGAGAACACCACAATGTCAATGCCTCTGTCCAAGACGGCAGCAGTATGGGACCAAAGCTAACTACAGAAGGAATAGGGAGCAAGTTTCACCCTGCCAATGGATGACTCGCAACTCCCAAACACTCCAGGCTACCTTCCTCTTTCAGTCATGTTGCAGTGTTCACTCCAATCCATAGAATGGCAAGGACCAAGCCCATCTCTGCATCTCTCAAGCTGATCTTTTCTCCCCTAAATGACACTACTAAAAGGGCAACTGTCCCTTGGCCAGtctctttctgggtttttttaggggaCACTAAAAGGATGTTACCTATCCTGAGGCTGTTCATGGCTAAATTACCAAGTCATACTCCTCTGGATCCGCTGCCATGCCCCGGAGGCCGTAGCGATGAGCGTCTTTGGAGAGGCGATTGGCAAACTCCTCTGCTGTACCTGTCTGGGAACCGTAGAAAACCACTATGTTTCGCccctggagagaaaaagaaatctccgTTAAATGGCGATTACTCACTTGGCAAATGCACGGAGGAAGCACATCTTGTCAAAGACAAAGGAAACTCCTGGGATCAGGAGCCCTGGACTGCAACCTAAAGGCAAATAGGAGTCTGCACTTGTACGGGATTCCGCCAGGTTTGCGGCAGAAAACTCAAGGCTACGCTGTTAATAAGAACATGACTCTTGCCAATCTCAGAGGGGTGACTCAGGTCAGACTAAAACCCATAGCAAAGAATAAACCCTCAAGACTTATTCTCAGCCTCAAGGCTGCAGCGTGACTCCTGGAAACAGGGAACTCCCTGGATGAGAAAGCAGACTTGCCTAAGCTTTGGGAAAAGTGCCTAAGCACCGGAGCTCCTGCTCTGCCATAAGCCAGCTACTTTGAAGTAAAACAGAAGATATATCCAGCCCTTGCTTCTTCCTCCGCTTCCTCCTGTGTCCAGTCCAGCAGAGTCAAAAGCTGCCAGTTCTGTGTACAACACTTCCCATTCCAGAGCGAGCCAGTTTGGGAACCAACGACACAGACAAACAACTGCCAGCCAATGACTTTAAAGTGTCTGCCATTTCTCTCCTGACTTTGATCTCttattacacttttttttgcaccaaattttcactttaattttttctctaaGAACAACTCTCGGGCATAGGCTGAAAGAGCTATTCCTGCCTGCCCACACAGCCTTCTCCTCTGTATGCTCTTTGCAGCAGACATGTGTCTGTATGCAAACCGGTCCCCCCTGCTGACAGCTAGACAGTCTCCAGAGGAAAC
Encoded here:
- the LOC127024378 gene encoding NADPH--cytochrome P450 reductase, whose amino-acid sequence is MGDASMELNVSPSDNTAQQDSPFSMTDLFLVSLIIGLFTYWWFFRKKEEEVPELPKMQSVAAPVRDSSFIEKMKKTGRNIVVFYGSQTGTAEEFANRLSKDAHRYGLRGMAADPEEYDLSDLSRLSEIDKSLAVFCMATYGEGDPTDNAQDFYDWLQEADADLSGLRFAVFGLGNKTYEHFNAMGKYVDKRLEELGAQRIFELGLGDDDGNLEEDFITWREQFWPAVCEHFGVEATGEESSIRQYELVVHTDVNMNKVYTGEMGRLKSYENQKPPFDAKNPFLAQVTENRKLNEGGERHLMHLELDISNSKIRYESGDHVAVYPANDSSLVNQIGEILGTDLDTIMSLNNLDEESNKKHPFPCPTSYRTALTYYLDITNPPRTNVLYELAQYATDAGEQERLRKMASSAAEGKALYLSWVVEARRNILAILQDMPSLCPPIDHLCELLPRLQARYYSIASSSKVHPNAIHICAVTVEYETKTGRLNKGVATSWLKNKVPDENGSNSLVPMYVRKSQFRLPFKPSTPVIMIGPGTGIAPFIGFIQERAWLKQQGKEVGETVLYYGCRREREDYLYREELARFHQEGVLTQLNVAFSRDQAEKVYVQHLLKKNKENVWKLVNEGNAHIYVCGDARNMARDVQNTFYEIVAEFGNMSQPQAVDYVKKLMTKGRYSLDVWS